The Sphaeramia orbicularis chromosome 16, fSphaOr1.1, whole genome shotgun sequence genome window below encodes:
- the casp2 gene encoding caspase-2 isoform X3, translating into MKECGMLERDRQTLRKYSAILGREMEVDEQFILSLRAANILTDSNVQTLMAAGTPQKRNLNLLLLLPKRGPDAFSSFCSALQDTDQHHLYELLTQSPEKDSKETHVEGFVKSSPPYPIQEMIPAKRPRTQESMEFSLDADSPISTPVLPCCHDFYLSHCHQSYKMNSSPRGFALVISNVTFDPHAAPDLDPRKGGEVDDEVLRKVFTELGFLVMVHRDLPAQEMRSCIENFSRRADHRTMDSCVVCLLSHGVEGAIYGTDGQLLQLDWVFESFDNAHCPLLQNKPKMFFIQACRGDEMDCGVEQIDGPTRTCSPSCEQVDAGREGQGEAVSRQRGEMGTPRIKLPQRSDMICGFASLKGQRICTAAMRNTKRGSWFVQELNKALRLHAKDTHLSDIMVQVNGRIKEREGYAPGTAHHRCKEMSEFTSSLCKDLYLFPKYQPQY; encoded by the exons ATGAAGGAGTGTGGTATGCTGGAGCGGGACAGACAGACCCTTCGAAAATACTCTGCTATACTTGGCAGAGAGATGGAGGTGGATGAGCAGTTCATTCTGTCTCTGCGGGCAGCCAACATCCTCACCGACAGCAATGTGCAGACTCTTATG GCAGCGGGTACACCTCAGAAGCGCAACTTAAATTTGCTTCTACTCCTACCAAAGCGAGGACCTGATGCTTTTAGCAGTTTCTGTTCAGCACTGCAAGACACTGACCAACACCATCTGTATGAGCTCCTCACACAGTCACCGGAGAAAGATAGCAAGGAGACACATGTGGAA GGTTTTGTGAAGTCATCTCCTCCTTATCCCATCCAAGAGATGATTCCAGCCAAGAGGCCAAGGACACAGG AGTCCATGGAGTTCAGTCTGGATGCAGATAGTCCTATCAGCACTCCTGTGCTTCCATGCTGTCATGACTTCTACCTCTCTCATTGCCATCAG TCTTACAAAATGAATTCATCCCCTCGTGGCTTTGCCTTGGTCATTAGTAATGTGACATTTGACCCTCATGCTGCCCCTGATCTTGACCCGAGGAAGGGGGGTGAGGTGGATGATGAAGTCCTCAGAAAAGTCTTTACAGAGCTGGGTTTCCTGGTGATGGTCCACCGAGACCTCCCTGCTCAg GAAATGAGGAGCTGCATTGAGAATTTTTCCAGACGGGCTGACCACCGGACAATGGACAGCTGTGTGGTGTGTCTGCTGTCTCATGGAGTGGAAGGAGCTATATACGGCACAGATGGACAGCTCCTACAA ctcgACTGGGTGTTCGAGTCGTTTGACAATGCTCACTGTCCGTTGCTACAGAACAAACcgaaaatgtttttcattcaGGCCTGCAGAGGAG ACGAGATGGACTGTGGAGTGGAGCAGATAGACGGACCAACGCGGACCTGTTCACCCAGCTGTGAACAGGTGGATGCTGGGAGAGAAGGACAGGGTGAAGCAGTCTCCAGACAGAGAGGGGAGATGGGGACGCCCAGGATTAAACTGCCCCAGCGTTCCGACATGATCTGTGGCTTTGCGTCTCTGAAAGGTCAGAGAATTT GCACTGCAGCCATGCGCAACACCAAGAGAGGATCCTGGTTTGTCCAGGAACTGAACAAAGCCCTTCGTCTTCATGCGAAGGACACACATCTTTCAGACATCATGGTGCAG GTTAATGGACGTATCAAGGAGCGAGAAGGTTACGCCCCTGGCACCGCCCACCATCGCTGCAAAGAGATGTCAGAGTTCACCAGCTCATTGTGCAAAGACCTCTACCTTTTCCCCAAGTACCAGCCCCAGTATTGA
- the casp2 gene encoding caspase-2 isoform X2 produces MKECGMLERDRQTLRKYSAILGREMEVDEQFILSLRAANILTDSNVQTLMAAGTPQKRNLNLLLLLPKRGPDAFSSFCSALQDTDQHHLYELLTQSPEKDSKETHVESIQPEEQLEGMAGQTTRQRREGFVKSSPPYPIQEMIPAKRPRTQESMEFSLDADSPISTPVLPCCHDFYLSHCHQSYKMNSSPRGFALVISNVTFDPHAAPDLDPRKGGEVDDEVLRKVFTELGFLVMVHRDLPAQEMRSCIENFSRRADHRTMDSCVVCLLSHGVEGAIYGTDGQLLQLDWVFESFDNAHCPLLQNKPKMFFIQACRGDEMDCGVEQIDGPTRTCSPSCEQVDAGREGQGEAVSRQRGEMGTPRIKLPQRSDMICGFASLKGTAAMRNTKRGSWFVQELNKALRLHAKDTHLSDIMVQVNGRIKEREGYAPGTAHHRCKEMSEFTSSLCKDLYLFPKYQPQY; encoded by the exons ATGAAGGAGTGTGGTATGCTGGAGCGGGACAGACAGACCCTTCGAAAATACTCTGCTATACTTGGCAGAGAGATGGAGGTGGATGAGCAGTTCATTCTGTCTCTGCGGGCAGCCAACATCCTCACCGACAGCAATGTGCAGACTCTTATG GCAGCGGGTACACCTCAGAAGCGCAACTTAAATTTGCTTCTACTCCTACCAAAGCGAGGACCTGATGCTTTTAGCAGTTTCTGTTCAGCACTGCAAGACACTGACCAACACCATCTGTATGAGCTCCTCACACAGTCACCGGAGAAAGATAGCAAGGAGACACATGTGGAA aGTATACAGCCTGAGGAACAGCTAGAGGGAATGGCAGGGCAAACAACAAGACAGAGGAGAGAG GGTTTTGTGAAGTCATCTCCTCCTTATCCCATCCAAGAGATGATTCCAGCCAAGAGGCCAAGGACACAGG AGTCCATGGAGTTCAGTCTGGATGCAGATAGTCCTATCAGCACTCCTGTGCTTCCATGCTGTCATGACTTCTACCTCTCTCATTGCCATCAG TCTTACAAAATGAATTCATCCCCTCGTGGCTTTGCCTTGGTCATTAGTAATGTGACATTTGACCCTCATGCTGCCCCTGATCTTGACCCGAGGAAGGGGGGTGAGGTGGATGATGAAGTCCTCAGAAAAGTCTTTACAGAGCTGGGTTTCCTGGTGATGGTCCACCGAGACCTCCCTGCTCAg GAAATGAGGAGCTGCATTGAGAATTTTTCCAGACGGGCTGACCACCGGACAATGGACAGCTGTGTGGTGTGTCTGCTGTCTCATGGAGTGGAAGGAGCTATATACGGCACAGATGGACAGCTCCTACAA ctcgACTGGGTGTTCGAGTCGTTTGACAATGCTCACTGTCCGTTGCTACAGAACAAACcgaaaatgtttttcattcaGGCCTGCAGAGGAG ACGAGATGGACTGTGGAGTGGAGCAGATAGACGGACCAACGCGGACCTGTTCACCCAGCTGTGAACAGGTGGATGCTGGGAGAGAAGGACAGGGTGAAGCAGTCTCCAGACAGAGAGGGGAGATGGGGACGCCCAGGATTAAACTGCCCCAGCGTTCCGACATGATCTGTGGCTTTGCGTCTCTGAAAG GCACTGCAGCCATGCGCAACACCAAGAGAGGATCCTGGTTTGTCCAGGAACTGAACAAAGCCCTTCGTCTTCATGCGAAGGACACACATCTTTCAGACATCATGGTGCAG GTTAATGGACGTATCAAGGAGCGAGAAGGTTACGCCCCTGGCACCGCCCACCATCGCTGCAAAGAGATGTCAGAGTTCACCAGCTCATTGTGCAAAGACCTCTACCTTTTCCCCAAGTACCAGCCCCAGTATTGA
- the casp2 gene encoding caspase-2 isoform X1, with translation MKECGMLERDRQTLRKYSAILGREMEVDEQFILSLRAANILTDSNVQTLMAAGTPQKRNLNLLLLLPKRGPDAFSSFCSALQDTDQHHLYELLTQSPEKDSKETHVESIQPEEQLEGMAGQTTRQRREGFVKSSPPYPIQEMIPAKRPRTQESMEFSLDADSPISTPVLPCCHDFYLSHCHQSYKMNSSPRGFALVISNVTFDPHAAPDLDPRKGGEVDDEVLRKVFTELGFLVMVHRDLPAQEMRSCIENFSRRADHRTMDSCVVCLLSHGVEGAIYGTDGQLLQLDWVFESFDNAHCPLLQNKPKMFFIQACRGDEMDCGVEQIDGPTRTCSPSCEQVDAGREGQGEAVSRQRGEMGTPRIKLPQRSDMICGFASLKGQRICTAAMRNTKRGSWFVQELNKALRLHAKDTHLSDIMVQVNGRIKEREGYAPGTAHHRCKEMSEFTSSLCKDLYLFPKYQPQY, from the exons ATGAAGGAGTGTGGTATGCTGGAGCGGGACAGACAGACCCTTCGAAAATACTCTGCTATACTTGGCAGAGAGATGGAGGTGGATGAGCAGTTCATTCTGTCTCTGCGGGCAGCCAACATCCTCACCGACAGCAATGTGCAGACTCTTATG GCAGCGGGTACACCTCAGAAGCGCAACTTAAATTTGCTTCTACTCCTACCAAAGCGAGGACCTGATGCTTTTAGCAGTTTCTGTTCAGCACTGCAAGACACTGACCAACACCATCTGTATGAGCTCCTCACACAGTCACCGGAGAAAGATAGCAAGGAGACACATGTGGAA aGTATACAGCCTGAGGAACAGCTAGAGGGAATGGCAGGGCAAACAACAAGACAGAGGAGAGAG GGTTTTGTGAAGTCATCTCCTCCTTATCCCATCCAAGAGATGATTCCAGCCAAGAGGCCAAGGACACAGG AGTCCATGGAGTTCAGTCTGGATGCAGATAGTCCTATCAGCACTCCTGTGCTTCCATGCTGTCATGACTTCTACCTCTCTCATTGCCATCAG TCTTACAAAATGAATTCATCCCCTCGTGGCTTTGCCTTGGTCATTAGTAATGTGACATTTGACCCTCATGCTGCCCCTGATCTTGACCCGAGGAAGGGGGGTGAGGTGGATGATGAAGTCCTCAGAAAAGTCTTTACAGAGCTGGGTTTCCTGGTGATGGTCCACCGAGACCTCCCTGCTCAg GAAATGAGGAGCTGCATTGAGAATTTTTCCAGACGGGCTGACCACCGGACAATGGACAGCTGTGTGGTGTGTCTGCTGTCTCATGGAGTGGAAGGAGCTATATACGGCACAGATGGACAGCTCCTACAA ctcgACTGGGTGTTCGAGTCGTTTGACAATGCTCACTGTCCGTTGCTACAGAACAAACcgaaaatgtttttcattcaGGCCTGCAGAGGAG ACGAGATGGACTGTGGAGTGGAGCAGATAGACGGACCAACGCGGACCTGTTCACCCAGCTGTGAACAGGTGGATGCTGGGAGAGAAGGACAGGGTGAAGCAGTCTCCAGACAGAGAGGGGAGATGGGGACGCCCAGGATTAAACTGCCCCAGCGTTCCGACATGATCTGTGGCTTTGCGTCTCTGAAAGGTCAGAGAATTT GCACTGCAGCCATGCGCAACACCAAGAGAGGATCCTGGTTTGTCCAGGAACTGAACAAAGCCCTTCGTCTTCATGCGAAGGACACACATCTTTCAGACATCATGGTGCAG GTTAATGGACGTATCAAGGAGCGAGAAGGTTACGCCCCTGGCACCGCCCACCATCGCTGCAAAGAGATGTCAGAGTTCACCAGCTCATTGTGCAAAGACCTCTACCTTTTCCCCAAGTACCAGCCCCAGTATTGA